The sequence GCAATACAGGGTGTCCCTTCAATACGTTCTCAAGGATATCCCATACCACTGGATCTTTTCGGTCTACGATCTTCTTGGCTGATTTTACGGTCTTCACGATCCCTCTTTCGATCAGCTTTCTGATGATAAAGGGTTTGAAGAGTTCCGCTGCCATGTTTTTAGGCAAGCCACACTCGTGAAGTTTTAGCTCAGGACCTACCACAATTACAGAACGTCCAGAATAATCTACCCGCTTACCAAGCAAGTTTTGACGGAAACGCCCTTGCTTTCCTTTAAGCATGTCGGAAAGTGACTTCAATGCCCTGTTTCCGTCAGACCTTACCGCGTTTACCTTTCTGGAATTATCAAAAAGGGAATCCACCGCTTCCTGAAGCATACGCTTCTCATTTCGAAGGATTACTTCTGGCGCTTTGATATCGATCAATCGCTTCAAACGGTTGTTACGGATGATCACCCTTCTGTAAAGGTCGTTAAGGTCAGATGTAGCAAAACGTCCACCATCCAATGGCACCAATGGACGAAGCTCAGGTGGAATTACAGGCACCATTCTTACCACCATCCACTCTGGACGGTTTTCGATACGTGTCCTTGCATCCCTAAATGCTTCCACTACTTTCAGTCGCTTCAACGCTTCCGCTTTACGCTGCTGAGAAGTATCGGTGGCCGCTTGGTGACGAAGGCTATAGGATAGATCATCCAGATCCAAACGAGACAATAACATCTCAATGGCTTCTGCCCCCATTTTGGCGATGAACTTATTAGGATCATCGTCGTCGAGCATTTGGTTTTCTTTTGGAAGCTTGTCCATGATATCCAAATACTCATCTTCTGTAAGGAAATCAAGATACTGAAGACCATCTTCAGCCTTAATACCTGGATTGATTACAGCATATCTTTCGTAGTATACAATTTGATCCAGCTTCTTGGTAGGTAACCCTAGCAAGTAACCGATTTTGTTCGGCAGGGATTTGAAATACCAGATGTGTGCCACTGGAACCACCAATTCAATGTGGCCCATTCGCTCACGTCGAACCTTTTTCTCCGTTACCTCAACCCCACATCTGTCACAAATGATGCCTTTATATCTTATGCGCTTGTATTTACCACAATGACATTCCCAGTCTTTGACAGGACCAAAAATCCGCTCACAGAAAAGTCCGCCCATTTCAGGCTTGTACGTTCTGTAATTGATGGTTTCTGGCTGTGTCACCTCCCCATGAGAGCTATCCAAGATGGATTCCGGAGAAGCCAAACTAATGGTGACCCTGGAAAAGTCGTTGTTTAGTTTTTTATTTTTTCTGAACGCCATAATTTGTTTTGTGCTTATGTGAAGGGCCTTTCGGCCCAATAAGATCTAATTTAGTCGAGTGTGATTTCTAGTGCCAAACCTCTCAATTCATGAACCAATACGTTAAAGGATTCAGGAATATTCGGCTTCGGAAGGTTCTCACCTTTTACGATAGACTCGTAAGCCTTGGCCCTACCAATCACATCATCAGACTTCACAGTAAGAATTTCTTGGAGCACATGGGACGCACCGAAGGCCTCCAATGCCCAAACCTCCATCTCTCCAAATCGCTGACCACCAAACTGGGCTTTACCGCCAAGTGGCTGCTGCGTAATCAGAGAGTATGGTCCAATCGATCTTGCGTGCATCTTATCATCTACCAAGTGACCTAGTTTCAGCATATAGGCAATTCCCACCGTTACCGGCTGGTCAAACTGCTTTCCTGTAAGGCCGTCGAAAAGGTAGGTCCTTCCAAAAGATGGCAAGCCTGCTGCATCCAGCTCAGCGGCCACTTCTTCTGTACTCGCACCATCAAAGATCGGTGTTGCATATTTTTTGTTCATCTTCTCTCCTGCCCATGCCAATACGGTCTCAAAGATCTGACCGATATTCATACGGGAAGGTACCCCTAGCGGGTTAAGAACGATGTCCATTGGCGTACCATCTTCCAAGAACGGCATGTCCTCATCACGGACGATTTTTGCCACGATACCTTTGTTACCGTGACGACCGGCCATCTTATCCCCCACTTTCAGTTTACGCTTCTTGGCCACATAAACTTTGGCAAGTCTTACGATACCGGCTGGCAGCTCATCCCCTACTTCAAGGGTAAACCTGTCACGCTTAAACCTACCCGAAATCTCATTTCGCGTATTGGTATAGTTTTTCACCAATTGCTGGATCAAACTGTTGGCATGTTCGTCTTCTGTCCAGTCATCAAGGATGATGTCTGAAATAAGGTTTGCCTCTTCCGGAACATTATAGTTACTCTCATCACGGTAAGGGTTCTTAGCCGGGAAGAGGTTGTTCTCAATATTCTGGTGGTTAAACTTCACGCCTTTGCTGATGATCTCATCACCAAATTTATGCTTCACACCCAAAGAGGTCATTCCGTCCAATATGCTGACCAATTTATTGATCATCTTGGCACGGACACCAAGAAGCTCTTTCGTATAAGCCTGCTTCAGTTTTTCCACTTCAGCTTTAGCTTTTGCGCGAAGCTCTTTGTCTTTTTTAGGCCTGGAGAACAACTTGGTCTCGATCACCACACCATTCAAGGATGGTGAAGCTTTAAGTGATGCATCTTTAACATCCCCCGCTTTGTCACCGAAGATCGCTCTGAGGAGCTTCTCTTCCGGAGTAGGGTCCGTTTCACCTTTTGGCGTAATCTTACCGATGATGATATCACCTTCTTTCAGTTCGGCACCGATTCTAATGATACCGTTCTCATCCAAGTTTTTAACAGCCTCTTCAGATACATTTGGAATCTCGGAAGTCAATTCTTCCTCGCCTCGCTTCGTGTCCCTAACTTCTAGCTGGAACTCCTCTACGTGGATAGAAGTAAAGATATCTTCCCGCACAACGCGCTCGGAAATTACAATGGCATCCTCAAAGTTATATCCTTGCCATGGCATGTAGGCCACTTTAAGGTTTTTACCCAAGGCCAACTCTCCCTGATTGGTGGAGTAGCCCTCTACCAATACCTGCCCTTTGGTCACACGCTGTCCTTTCAGCACCAATGGCGTCAGGTTAATGGTCGTATCTTGGTTTGTTCTTCTAAATTTGATCAAGTCATAAGACTTGTACTCATCACTGAAGTTGACCAACAATTCATCATCGCTCAAGTCATACTTGATGACGATTTTCTTGGCATCCACAAAGTCCACAACACCATCGGCCTCTGCAATAATAAGTGAACGTGAATCCACCGCTGCTTTGGCTTCTAGACCGGTACCTACGATAGGTGATTCAGCTTTCAAAAGCGGAACGGCCTGGCGCTGCATGTTTGATCCCATCAAGGCACGGTTGGCATCATCGTGCTCCAAGAAAGGAATCAAGGAAGCAGCCACAGATACAATCTGGTTTGGTGCCACATCCATATAGCTGATTTCTTTCGGCTCCAGCACAGGGAAGTCACCTTCATAACGTGCCTTCACACGATCATTGACAAAGCTTCCATCCGTTTCCAAAGGTGCATTGGCCTGGGCGATGTTGTTATTGTCTTCTTCTTCAGCCGTCAGGAATACAATATCTTCGGCTTCCATGCCGGCTTTTCCTTCTTTCACCTTTCTATAAGGTGTTTCCAAAAAGCCCATGGCGTTCACTTTCGCGTGTACGCAAAGTGAAGAAATCAACCCAATATTCGGTCCTTCTGGTGTTTCAATGGTACACAGACGGCCATAGTGTGTATAGTGAACGTCACGCACCTCAAAACCTGCTCGCTCACGGGAAAGACCTCCTGGTCCCAAAGCGGATAACCTACGCTTGTGCGTAAGCTCTGCCAGTGGGTTGGTCTGGTCCATAAACTGAGATAGCTGGTTGGTACCAAAGAAGGAATTGATCACGGAAGACAGTGTCCTCGCATTGATCAGGTCAACGGGCTTAAAATCCTCGTTATCCCTAACGTTCATCCTTTCTCGGATAGTCCTCGCCATTCTGGCAAGTCCCACACCGAATTGGCTATATAATTGTTCCCCTACGGTTCTAACCCTCCTATTGCTCAAGTGGTCAATATCATCGACCACAGCCTTGGAGTTGATCAGACCGATAAGGTATTTCACGATGTTGATGATATCTTCTGTCGTCAACACGATCTTCTCGGCTTCAATATCAAGCCCGAGTTTTTTGTTGATCCTGTAACGACCTACTTCACCAAGATCATATCGTTTATCGGAGAAAAACAGGCCATGGATCACCTCTCTTGCGGTGGCCTCATCTGGTGCCTCTGTATTACGCAATTGACGGTAAATTACCTCAACTGCCTCTTTCTCCGAGTTGGAATTATCTTTCTGAAGTGTATTGTATATGATGGAGTAATCAGCGATGTTCACATCATCACGGTGAAGGATCACGCTTTTTGCACCTGAATCAAGGATCAATTCGATGTCCTCGTCAGTAAGCACGGAATCCCGCTCCAACAATACTTCATTTCGGTCAATAGAAACTACTTCACCGGTATCCTCATCCACAAAATCCTCAACCCACGTCTTCAAAACACGTGCGGCCAGTTTCCTACCGACAATTTTCTTAAGGTTGGACTTATTGGCCTCTATTTCTTCAGATAGCCCAAATAAATCCAAGATAGCTTTATCCGAACCATAACCAATAGCTCTCAAAAGAGTGGTAACGGGGAATTTTTTCTTCCTGTCAATGTACGCGTACATGACATTGTTGATATCTGTAGCGAATTCTATCCAGGATCCCTTAAAAGGGATAATTCTGGCAGAATACAGCTTCGTACCGTTGGTGTGTTTACTTTGAGCAAAGAACACCCCTGGAGACCTGTGCAGCTGGGAAACGATCACCCGCTCTGCGCCATTTATGACAAAGGAACCTTTCTCGGTCATATACGGTAAGTTCCCCAAGAATACTTCCTGTTCTATTGTTTCAAAATCTTCATTGTCCTCATCGGAGCATAACAAGCGAAGTTTTGCCTTCAATGGAACAGAATAGGTCAACCCTCTGTCAATACATTCACCCACACTATATTTAGGCGGATCTACGGTATAATCAATGAATTCAAGTGTGAAGTTTTCCCTGGAGTCACTTATGGGGAAGTTTTCAGAGAACACCTTGAAAAGCCCATCCTGTCTCCTCTTTTCAGCGGGAGTATCCAATTGGAAAAAATCTTTGAATGATTGTAACTGGATATCGAGGAAATCCGGATAGTCTTTGACCACCTTAATAGATGAGAAACTTTTCCTTTCGGTTTGATTCTGGATAGCCAAGGCAGTATATGTTTATAGTGATAATAAATAACTGAATGCGGCAATTTCCGCTTAGAATAGTGCAATTTTAAAACTGTGCACAAACAGGAAAAGACCTGACTTAAAAGTCAGGTCTAATCAATAACCTACATCCTATCAGATGAGGTTATTCAAATTATTTAAGCTCTACTTCAGCACCAGCTTCCTCAAGTTGCTTCTTAAGTGCTTCAGCTTCGTCTTTTGCGATTCCTTCTTTGATAGCCTTAGGAGCGCCATCTACAACTTCCTTAGCTTCCTTAAGACCTAGTCCGGTCAATTCTTTAACCAATTTCACTACTGCAAGTTTCTGACCACCAGCAGCTTTAAGAACTACATCGAAAGAAGATTTTTCTTCTTCGCCAGCACCTTCACCAGCACCACCAGCTACCATTACTGGAGCAGCTGCAGCAGCAGGTTCGATACCATACTCTTCTTTCAATATTTCGGCTAATTCACTAACCTCTTTAACAGTTAAGTTAACTAACTGCTCAGCGAATGCTTTAAGATCTGCCATTGTATTATTATTTAAAATTAACTGATTTTTTTACTTAATTGATTTGAATGATATTATGATTCTCTTTCTGAAAGAGTTTTAACAAGCCCTGCCAATGTATCTTGACCACTCTGAAGAGCAGAAATAACGTTTTTGGCTGGAGACTGTAGCAATCCGATAACTTCGCCCAATAGTTCCTCTTTGGATTTCAAAGAAGCCAGCATGTCAAGATTGTTTTCACCAATCACCACATCGCTATCTATTGAAGCGCCTTTAAATACGGGTCTAGTCTCTTTAGAACCTGCCTTTTTTCGATAGTCCTTGATTACTTTTGCAGGCAAGTTTGCTGTCTCTGAAGCAAAGATAATTCCTGAAAAGCCTTTAAGAACACTGTCTAATTCTGAGAAGTCTGCGTCTAGATTATTCAGAGCTTGTTTGATAAACGTGTTTTTATATACACGGTATTCCACTCCTTTTTCAAAACACATTCTTCTGAAAGTATTTACCTGAGCAACAGTGAAACCTGAGGCATCTGTGATATAGAAATGCGGAGTTTCTTTGAATTTCTCGGTAAGACTTTCGATTATTGCTTTCTTTTCCTCTCTAGTCATAATTAAATACCTTGAATACTCCCCTTATCAATTGCAATACCAGGAGACATTGTGCTAGATAAATGTATACTCTTGAAGTACGTCCCTTTTGAAGATGCAGGCTTCAACTTAGAAATAGTATTGATAAGCTCTTGGGCATTTTCTTGGATCTTATCCGGATCAAAGGAAACTTTACCTACACTTGCGTGCACGATACCAAACTTATCTACTTTAAAATCTATTTTACCACCTTTCACTTCCTTCACTGCCTTACCTACTTCTAGGGTAACAGTTCCAGACTTAGGGTTAGGCATCAGGCCTCTTGGTCCTAACACTCTACCTAATCTACCTACTTTCGCCATTACGTTAGGCATGGTGATGATCACATCGATATCAGTCCATCCGCCTTCGATTTTGGCAATATAGTCATCCAAGCCGACGTAGTCAGCTCCAGCTTCTTTCGCTTCTTCTTCCTTGTCCGGAGTACAAAGTACCAATACTTTTACTTCTTTTCCCGTTCCATGGGGCAAAGCCACCACGCCTCTTACCATTTGATCTGCTTTTCGAGGATCTACACCCAAACGGATGTCCAAATCCACTGAAGCGTCAAATTTCACGGCAGTGATATCTTTGACAATAGAAGAAGCCTCAGTAAGGGAGTACTGCTGGCTTGGGTCGTACTTAGAAAGAGCTTCTTTTTGCTTTTTTGTTAACTTAGCCATTGTTTTATATTTATTCCTCCCAAGGAGCTTTTCCTGAAACTGTGATTCCCATACTTCTTGCTGTTCCGGCAACCATTTTCATTGCGGACTCCACCTTAAAGGCATTTAAGTCAGGCATTTTCACCTCAGCAATTTCTTTTACCTGGTCCCAGGATACTGAACCTACTTTTTTCCTGTTTGGCTCCGGAGAACCTCCTTTTAGCTTCGCTGCCTCTAACAACAAGTTTGCTGCTGGAGGAGTCTTGATCACGAAGTCAAAGGACTTGTCAGAATAAATCGTAACAAGGACAGGTAGAAGTTGACCCATTTTTTCCTGAGTTCTGGCATTGAACTGCTTACAGAACTCCATGATGTTCAAACCCTTGGCACCAAGGGCCGGACCAACAGGAGGAGATGGATTTGCCTGGCCACCTTTCACCTGTAATTTCAGATAACCAGTAATTTCCTTAGCCATTTCCTAGTCTTGTTTTTCTACTTGCATAAAGTTTAACTCAACAGGGGTGTTTCGGCCGAAAATCTTAACCATAACATTAAGCTTTTTCTTATCCTCAAACACCTCTTCTATCGTTCCCGAGAAACCACTAAAGGGACCATCCATTACTTTTATGGTCTCTCCGACTATATATGGCGTATCAAGCTTCTCGGCAAACTCATCAATCCCTTCAACCCTACCTAAGATACGGTTGATCTCTGATTGTCGTAATGGCTCAGGAGTTTTGGAAGCTCCTCCTGCGTTTGCACCTAGAAACCCGATGACACCCGGGATACTCGTGATTACGTGATTGGCTTCACCATGGGACAAATCCGCATTAACCAAAACATAGCCAGGAAAGAAGTTTCTCTCTCTGACTCGCTTTTTGCCATTGCGCATTTCATATACTTTTTCAGAAGGTATCAATACCTCGGGAATATAATCCTCCAGTTTTTGCCGGGTAATCTCGTTGTCCAAATATGATTTGGCCTTCTTCTCTTGCCCAGCTACCACTCTGAGTACATACCATTTATGTTCTGCCATCAGTAACTATTGATTCTATTTAGAATAAATCATAAAACCATTTCATGATGTTCTCAAAGCCCAGGTTAATCAAGCCGATCACTACGGCAAAGATCAAAGAGGCAACAAGAACCAGCACAGCATTGCTTTGCAATGAAGAATACTTCGGCCATGTAACCTTGTTCTTCATTTCGTCTATTGACTCTACAACAAAGTTTTTTACGTTCATGTTCTATGATTTTTATTGCACGGGCAGAGAGATTCGAACTCCCATCAACGGTTTTGGAGACCGCTATTCTGCCATTGAACTATGCCCGTGTTTCCTTTTACAGTCCAAAAGGAATGCAAAAGTAGGTAATAATCTATAAAGAAACAAATGCGATCCTGAAAAACATCAGGATCGCATCTATTTTATATCTCTTGATCAAGTAAGATTAGTCAAGAATTTCAGTTACCTGACCGGCTCCTACTGTTCTACCACCCTCACGGATCGCGAAACGTAGACCTTTCTCCAAGGCAACTTTGTTGATCAATTGTACTTCCATGGTGATGTTGTCACCTGGCATTACCATCTCAACGTTTTCTGGAAGTTTTACCTCACCAGTTACGTCAGTGGTTCTTAGGTAGAACTGAGGACGGTATTTGTTAAAGAATGGAGTGTGACGTCCACCTTCTTCTTTAGACAGTACGTAAACCTCTGCTTTGAACAAAGAGTGAGGCGTTACAGAACCTGGCTTACAGATGATCATACCTCTCTTGATCTGAGCTTTCTCAATACCTCTAAGAAGTAGACCTACGTTGTCACCAGCTTCACCTCTGTCCAAAATCTTACGGAACATCTCAACACCTGTTACGGTAGACTTAAGACCTTCAGCTCCCATACCGATGATGTCCACTGCATCACCAGAGTTGATAACACCTCTTTCTACTCTACCAGTAGCTACTGTACCACGACCAGTGATCGAGAATACGTCCTCTACAGGCATCAAGAAGTCTTTGTCAACAAGACGCTCAGGAAGTGGAATATAGCTATCTACTGCATCCATCAATTCCATTACTTTTTCTTCCCACTTGTCTTCGCCGTTAAGGGCACCAAGTGCTGAACCTTGGATAACTGGGATGTTATCGCCATCAAAGTCATAGAAAGAAAGCAATTCTCTTACTTCCATGTCTACAAGCTCAAGTAGCTCTTCATCATCTACCAAGTCAACTTTGTTCAAGAAAACAACAAGTGCTGGTACACCTACCTGACGAGCAAGAAGGATGTGCTCTCTTGTCTGTGGCATTGGACCGTCAGTGGCAGCAACTACTAGAATAGCACCATCCATCTGCGCAGCACCAGTTACCATGTTTTTCACGTAGTCAGCGTGACCAGGACAATCCACGTGTGCGTAGTGTCTTGCTTCAGTTTGATATTCTACGTGTGAAGTATTGATAGTGATACCTCTTTCTTTCTCTTCTGGAGCGTTATCGATAGAAGAGAAGTCTCTTAATTCAGAAAGACCTTTTCTAGCCAATACAGTTGTAATGGCAGCAGTCAAGGTAGTCTTACCGTGATCGACGTGACCAATAGTACCGATATTTACGTGCGGTTTGGAACGGTCAAAGGTTGCTTTTGCCATGCGTGAAAATCCTCTGTTTAGTTAATGATATGAATTAGTTAAATTATGCTAATGTCATTGAGCCAACGACGGGATTTGAACCCGTGACCTCGTCCTTACCAAGGAAGCGCTCTACCCCTGAGCTACGTCGGCTGATAACATCGATTATCTATGCCTTATAAATAAGCATAGAGCGGGAGACGAGGCTCGAACCCGCGACCTGCAGCTTGGAAGGCTGCCGCTCTACCAACTGAGCTACTCCCGCTTATTACTCTATCTTGTTTTTTATACTGACATCCCGACCTTAAGTCCCGATGTATTCGTCATTACACTTCGTGACCTTACAGCTGGGCATATTTTTCACATACCAAAATCTTGCAAAAGAAAATCAACTCTTGACAATAGTTTCAATCGTCGTCTTACTTTTTGAAAAACTTTTGCTGTATGATTTCCACAAATTTAGAAAAATCCGTGGAAATATAAAGTGTGGGGGAAACAGGATTCGAACCTGTGAAGACATAAGTCAACGGATTTACAGTCCGTCCCAGTTGGCCGCTTTGGTATTCCCCCAAATCAGTATTTCAATACGTTAAGCCCTTTTTCGAACACTTTTGTTCTTTTTTGTTTGTCTTAACGGATGGCAAAATTATACCCTTTTCTGAAACATTCAAAATATTGAACAAAAATTCCTGAAGTTTTTTTCAACCTTTTTATTAAGGTTTTCGAAATCAGGGAATTAATTTTCATCTTCATATGGCAGCAAGAAATACTTTTCACTGTTCTTAATGGATTCATCAGATTCTTGGTCAAATATAGCGTTGGCTTTTTCCAGTACTCCCTCCTCGTCAATAAAGCCAAAAAGTGCCTGGAATGCCGCAAACCTTACGTACGATGCTGTGTGTTTCATCCCCGTCTGATAGAGCTTCTCTATCGCCCGATCACTGCCTTCTCCAGGCAACTTCACAAAGTAATCCCCATAGTAACCGATCAGGTAGTATAAATCTTGACCGGATGTACGGTCATAGACCTCGTGTAACCATGCTCCCTTTCCCGGTATTTCCTGTTGTGTGTAAAAATCAATCAAAGGAATAAGCATCCGGATACTCCGCTCATCTTCGAATGCACTTGCTACCTTTTCTTTTCCCAATCCTTCCCCATTCATTTGCAGATAAGCATCCAATGCAGCCCCGGCCACGTAGTACGAAGAGTCCTCCATCCAAAGCATGTAATTGCTGCCATAATCCCCTCCACTCGAAGCTAATGCAGTGATGGCACTCGCCTGGACACTGTTGCTTTTGTCCTCGCTCGCTAGCGCCAATAATGTCTCCTCCATCCCAAATGATAAAATACTGTCGCCAAAGTGATGAAGGGTAACTTCCCTGATCGGCCAGAAATCATCTGCCAATCCCACGCGCACCAATTCCTTGATGGCTGCTGTGTCCAGCGACCGCTGGCTCAAACTATCCAAGGCCTCATACCTTGCCACCCCAAAATGTGATGCTCCAAACTGGTCCACCAGCTGATCATCACTCCTATGGGTGTGCTTTTCGGCCAAGAGTACCTTTCGCTCATCAAAATAGGCTTGTGAAATGGGCACTTTGTTTTCCAATGAAAAGCTGCCCTGCTTGGCATCCAACGTAAAACGCCGCGTAAACCGCGCTCCATCCACATACCAACTCACCTCAAAAGGCAAAACATATAGCGGTGTATTCCCCAAGTCCTGTTGCTGTGTCACCGTCAACACCACATTTTCCGGCTGGCTGTAATCGAAATCAATCTCCAAGACAGGATGGCCCGATGCCAAAAACCACTGTTCAAAAAACCAGTTCAGGTCTTTGCCGCTGGTTTCTTCCAGTGCCAGCCTGAGGTCATGAATCTCCACAGAACGAAAAGCATGCTTGGTCAGGTAATTGTTCAGCCCTGCAAAAAACACTTCATCCCCCAAATAATCCCGTAACATATGCAGCACCCTTCCGCCTTTGGCATAGCTGTGACTGTCAAACATGTCTTCGTTATGCGCATACTCAAAGCGAATAAGGTCCACCTGCTTTTCTTCCGCTTCCCAAAGGTAGGTCTCCAGCTCTCCAATATGGTGAAGATCTGCAGCATCCCTTCCCTCTTTGTGCTCATACCACAAATACTCTCCATAATTCGCAAAAGCTTCGTTTAATGGTAAATTTGACCAGGACTCTGTGGTCACATAGTCTCCAAACCAGTGATGGAAAAGCTCATGGGCAATAATCCCATCATATTCACTATCAATCGCCTCCCGGGCATTCATGTTCAGTTCCTCCATAAAAATAGAAACCGTGGTGTTTTCCATCGCTCCTGAAACAAACTCCCTGACCACCACCTGATCGTACTTTGGCCATGGATAGGGCACGCCCAGTAAATCCGAGT comes from Echinicola vietnamensis DSM 17526 and encodes:
- the nusG gene encoding transcription termination/antitermination protein NusG, with amino-acid sequence MAEHKWYVLRVVAGQEKKAKSYLDNEITRQKLEDYIPEVLIPSEKVYEMRNGKKRVRERNFFPGYVLVNADLSHGEANHVITSIPGVIGFLGANAGGASKTPEPLRQSEINRILGRVEGIDEFAEKLDTPYIVGETIKVMDGPFSGFSGTIEEVFEDKKKLNVMVKIFGRNTPVELNFMQVEKQD
- the rpoB gene encoding DNA-directed RNA polymerase subunit beta codes for the protein MAIQNQTERKSFSSIKVVKDYPDFLDIQLQSFKDFFQLDTPAEKRRQDGLFKVFSENFPISDSRENFTLEFIDYTVDPPKYSVGECIDRGLTYSVPLKAKLRLLCSDEDNEDFETIEQEVFLGNLPYMTEKGSFVINGAERVIVSQLHRSPGVFFAQSKHTNGTKLYSARIIPFKGSWIEFATDINNVMYAYIDRKKKFPVTTLLRAIGYGSDKAILDLFGLSEEIEANKSNLKKIVGRKLAARVLKTWVEDFVDEDTGEVVSIDRNEVLLERDSVLTDEDIELILDSGAKSVILHRDDVNIADYSIIYNTLQKDNSNSEKEAVEVIYRQLRNTEAPDEATAREVIHGLFFSDKRYDLGEVGRYRINKKLGLDIEAEKIVLTTEDIINIVKYLIGLINSKAVVDDIDHLSNRRVRTVGEQLYSQFGVGLARMARTIRERMNVRDNEDFKPVDLINARTLSSVINSFFGTNQLSQFMDQTNPLAELTHKRRLSALGPGGLSRERAGFEVRDVHYTHYGRLCTIETPEGPNIGLISSLCVHAKVNAMGFLETPYRKVKEGKAGMEAEDIVFLTAEEEDNNNIAQANAPLETDGSFVNDRVKARYEGDFPVLEPKEISYMDVAPNQIVSVAASLIPFLEHDDANRALMGSNMQRQAVPLLKAESPIVGTGLEAKAAVDSRSLIIAEADGVVDFVDAKKIVIKYDLSDDELLVNFSDEYKSYDLIKFRRTNQDTTINLTPLVLKGQRVTKGQVLVEGYSTNQGELALGKNLKVAYMPWQGYNFEDAIVISERVVREDIFTSIHVEEFQLEVRDTKRGEEELTSEIPNVSEEAVKNLDENGIIRIGAELKEGDIIIGKITPKGETDPTPEEKLLRAIFGDKAGDVKDASLKASPSLNGVVIETKLFSRPKKDKELRAKAKAEVEKLKQAYTKELLGVRAKMINKLVSILDGMTSLGVKHKFGDEIISKGVKFNHQNIENNLFPAKNPYRDESNYNVPEEANLISDIILDDWTEDEHANSLIQQLVKNYTNTRNEISGRFKRDRFTLEVGDELPAGIVRLAKVYVAKKRKLKVGDKMAGRHGNKGIVAKIVRDEDMPFLEDGTPMDIVLNPLGVPSRMNIGQIFETVLAWAGEKMNKKYATPIFDGASTEEVAAELDAAGLPSFGRTYLFDGLTGKQFDQPVTVGIAYMLKLGHLVDDKMHARSIGPYSLITQQPLGGKAQFGGQRFGEMEVWALEAFGASHVLQEILTVKSDDVIGRAKAYESIVKGENLPKPNIPESFNVLVHELRGLALEITLD
- the tuf gene encoding elongation factor Tu, producing the protein MAKATFDRSKPHVNIGTIGHVDHGKTTLTAAITTVLARKGLSELRDFSSIDNAPEEKERGITINTSHVEYQTEARHYAHVDCPGHADYVKNMVTGAAQMDGAILVVAATDGPMPQTREHILLARQVGVPALVVFLNKVDLVDDEELLELVDMEVRELLSFYDFDGDNIPVIQGSALGALNGEDKWEEKVMELMDAVDSYIPLPERLVDKDFLMPVEDVFSITGRGTVATGRVERGVINSGDAVDIIGMGAEGLKSTVTGVEMFRKILDRGEAGDNVGLLLRGIEKAQIKRGMIICKPGSVTPHSLFKAEVYVLSKEEGGRHTPFFNKYRPQFYLRTTDVTGEVKLPENVEMVMPGDNITMEVQLINKVALEKGLRFAIREGGRTVGAGQVTEILD
- the rplA gene encoding 50S ribosomal protein L1 — its product is MAKLTKKQKEALSKYDPSQQYSLTEASSIVKDITAVKFDASVDLDIRLGVDPRKADQMVRGVVALPHGTGKEVKVLVLCTPDKEEEAKEAGADYVGLDDYIAKIEGGWTDIDVIITMPNVMAKVGRLGRVLGPRGLMPNPKSGTVTLEVGKAVKEVKGGKIDFKVDKFGIVHASVGKVSFDPDKIQENAQELINTISKLKPASSKGTYFKSIHLSSTMSPGIAIDKGSIQGI
- the rplK gene encoding 50S ribosomal protein L11, with amino-acid sequence MAKEITGYLKLQVKGGQANPSPPVGPALGAKGLNIMEFCKQFNARTQEKMGQLLPVLVTIYSDKSFDFVIKTPPAANLLLEAAKLKGGSPEPNRKKVGSVSWDQVKEIAEVKMPDLNAFKVESAMKMVAGTARSMGITVSGKAPWEE
- the rplJ gene encoding 50S ribosomal protein L10: MTREEKKAIIESLTEKFKETPHFYITDASGFTVAQVNTFRRMCFEKGVEYRVYKNTFIKQALNNLDADFSELDSVLKGFSGIIFASETANLPAKVIKDYRKKAGSKETRPVFKGASIDSDVVIGENNLDMLASLKSKEELLGEVIGLLQSPAKNVISALQSGQDTLAGLVKTLSERES
- the rplL gene encoding 50S ribosomal protein L7/L12, with the translated sequence MADLKAFAEQLVNLTVKEVSELAEILKEEYGIEPAAAAAPVMVAGGAGEGAGEEEKSSFDVVLKAAGGQKLAVVKLVKELTGLGLKEAKEVVDGAPKAIKEGIAKDEAEALKKQLEEAGAEVELK
- the secE gene encoding preprotein translocase subunit SecE — encoded protein: MNVKNFVVESIDEMKNKVTWPKYSSLQSNAVLVLVASLIFAVVIGLINLGFENIMKWFYDLF